The following proteins are encoded in a genomic region of Leptospira wolbachii serovar Codice str. CDC:
- a CDS encoding glycosyltransferase family 2 protein, whose protein sequence is MNNVFCIIPARDEEEGIERALTGLLSGSGLTKSNFIVVNNASTDQTSKIVKQMGFLSLDCPEIGYGNACLVALDWIKQSNLHPDYILFCDADGSDDPSDIQKLIRVIQETGADLVIGSRTIGVVEKGALSPIQIFGNALTCFLIFIFFRRRFTDMGPLRIIGYPSILQLQMEDPTWGWNIEMHVKGSHLGLEY, encoded by the coding sequence GTGAATAATGTTTTTTGTATCATTCCTGCGCGTGACGAAGAGGAAGGCATTGAACGTGCATTAACTGGTCTTCTTTCTGGATCTGGGTTAACCAAATCCAATTTTATAGTAGTGAACAACGCATCTACAGACCAAACATCGAAGATCGTAAAACAAATGGGGTTTTTGTCTCTGGATTGCCCTGAAATTGGCTATGGGAACGCTTGTTTGGTGGCATTGGATTGGATCAAACAGTCAAATCTGCACCCAGATTATATCTTATTTTGCGACGCTGATGGTTCCGACGATCCTTCCGATATACAAAAATTAATTCGAGTCATCCAAGAGACGGGTGCAGATTTAGTGATTGGGTCAAGAACCATTGGTGTAGTGGAAAAAGGTGCTTTGTCACCGATTCAAATTTTTGGAAATGCATTGACTTGTTTTTTAATATTTATTTTTTTTCGACGAAGGTTTACGGATATGGGGCCGCTACGAATCATAGGGTATCCCTCTATTTTACAATTGCAGATGGAGGATCCCACTTGGGGTTGGAATATTGAAATGCATGTAAAAGGATCCCACTTGGGGTTGGAATATTGA
- a CDS encoding cytochrome c3 family protein, with protein MVSRSETSVGNWKLKRNIYISFFLFLVLGISIYLYRNQREIAIEQVFPGKVWAKPIENLPNLKGVGAPTAKNCGSCHTEIYEEWKRSTHANALSDIQFQSELAKPSSPKWICLNCHIPVQNQRETIITGLKNGDYFRPVEIPNPSFNAEMKAEGVTCATCHVRVDSESKESYVIGALGGTSPPHPVKIDRKQLQERCYDCHNETYTLNESLVCSFQTGTELLSTKSNESCSSCHQPEVRRSIVKPSLHKPIRKSHKHGFIGAGVPKTFDLYPDQIRLGYKPGIVLTEIKVEKNTIEVQIGNINANHHVTTGDPERFYRLLLVGLDRDGHSIFNAETTIGQEWSWSPVAKKVGDTRIPFGEKFVWKLKQSDLPIVSFKFQAIHVRLKNITSDYMIQSSGYVSSPYREKVEKMKDLYPHSSLVIESLYHINSKSRKDTPLEELFKRNQLRKGE; from the coding sequence ATGGTCTCACGATCCGAAACTTCCGTTGGAAACTGGAAATTGAAACGAAACATTTACATTTCATTTTTTTTATTCTTAGTTTTGGGAATTAGTATTTATCTCTATCGTAATCAACGAGAAATTGCCATCGAACAGGTGTTTCCTGGTAAAGTTTGGGCAAAACCAATTGAAAATCTCCCCAATTTGAAAGGTGTCGGCGCGCCCACGGCAAAAAACTGTGGGAGCTGCCATACAGAAATTTATGAGGAATGGAAACGTTCCACTCATGCGAATGCACTTTCCGATATCCAATTCCAATCAGAATTAGCAAAACCGAGTTCGCCAAAATGGATTTGTTTGAACTGTCATATCCCTGTTCAAAATCAAAGAGAAACTATCATCACTGGACTTAAAAATGGAGACTATTTCCGGCCAGTCGAAATCCCCAATCCAAGTTTTAATGCAGAAATGAAAGCCGAAGGAGTCACATGTGCCACATGTCATGTTCGTGTGGATTCGGAATCTAAGGAAAGTTATGTGATCGGGGCTTTAGGTGGAACATCTCCTCCTCATCCAGTAAAAATTGATCGTAAACAACTACAAGAGCGTTGTTATGATTGTCATAACGAAACTTACACTTTAAATGAATCACTCGTTTGTTCTTTTCAGACAGGCACAGAACTACTTTCTACTAAGTCAAATGAATCTTGTTCTTCTTGCCACCAACCGGAAGTTCGTCGGTCAATAGTAAAACCGTCCCTACACAAACCGATACGAAAATCGCACAAACATGGATTTATTGGAGCCGGTGTTCCTAAAACTTTCGATTTATATCCTGACCAAATCCGATTGGGTTATAAACCGGGAATTGTTCTCACTGAGATAAAGGTCGAGAAAAATACTATAGAAGTTCAAATTGGAAACATAAATGCCAATCATCATGTAACAACAGGGGATCCTGAGCGTTTTTATCGATTGCTTCTTGTTGGGTTAGACCGAGATGGACATTCTATTTTCAATGCAGAAACAACGATTGGGCAAGAATGGAGTTGGTCTCCTGTTGCAAAAAAAGTTGGTGATACGAGAATTCCTTTTGGAGAGAAGTTTGTTTGGAAACTCAAACAATCAGACTTACCTATTGTATCTTTTAAATTCCAAGCAATTCACGTTCGGTTAAAGAATATAACTTCGGATTATATGATACAATCTTCTGGATACGTTTCTTCCCCCTACAGAGAAAAAGTAGAAAAAATGAAAGATTTATACCCACATAGTTCTTTGGTCATTGAGTCATTGTATCATATAAACTCAAAATCCAGAAAAGACACTCCTCTTGAAGAATTATTCAAACGGAATCAACTCAGAAAAGGTGAATAA
- a CDS encoding sulfurtransferase — protein MKVLRGYGIYLFSISLLWAFWLQLSAGPPGLSQSKKDTPWFLSAELALQVSKPRILDTRSFTQRLKNKVPGSKAISWEELSRTDAPHKGELLELKLVRKKINDLGIKQNENILVLGDGNSGWGEEGRIVWSLREAGFPQSYWVDGGYPAYEKEIQRKSNAKVKKNTVTGYGISENKTIQSSAIQKEAILKGLSSKQFQILDTREPREFSGATPYGETRGGHIPGAKSLFYQDLFDAKGNIKSKAEVELYLNQLGIQKEKPIVAYCTGGVRSAFVVGILRTYGYNAYNYAGSMWEWSHDPKLPLETGN, from the coding sequence GTGAAAGTACTGCGTGGTTATGGGATTTATCTATTTTCTATTTCTCTGTTATGGGCATTTTGGCTCCAATTGAGTGCAGGGCCCCCAGGTCTCTCCCAGTCCAAGAAGGATACTCCCTGGTTTTTGTCGGCAGAATTAGCCTTGCAAGTTTCTAAACCGAGGATCCTTGATACCCGATCTTTCACCCAGCGTTTGAAAAACAAAGTCCCTGGTTCGAAAGCTATTTCTTGGGAAGAGCTTTCTCGAACGGATGCTCCTCACAAGGGAGAACTTCTTGAATTAAAGTTGGTTCGTAAAAAAATAAATGATTTAGGAATCAAACAAAATGAAAATATTCTTGTGTTAGGTGATGGAAACTCAGGTTGGGGGGAAGAGGGGCGCATTGTTTGGAGTTTACGTGAAGCTGGGTTCCCCCAGTCTTATTGGGTGGATGGCGGTTATCCTGCTTATGAAAAAGAGATCCAAAGGAAATCAAATGCAAAGGTGAAAAAAAACACAGTAACCGGTTATGGCATTTCTGAAAATAAAACAATTCAATCATCAGCGATACAAAAAGAAGCCATCCTAAAAGGATTATCATCAAAACAATTTCAAATCCTGGATACAAGGGAACCCAGGGAATTTTCTGGAGCGACACCTTACGGAGAAACCAGAGGTGGACATATACCGGGTGCCAAATCTTTATTCTACCAAGACTTATTCGATGCAAAAGGTAATATCAAATCTAAAGCTGAGGTGGAACTATACTTGAATCAACTCGGCATCCAAAAAGAGAAACCAATTGTCGCTTATTGCACAGGAGGTGTTCGTTCTGCTTTTGTCGTTGGAATTCTTCGAACCTATGGATATAATGCTTATAATTATGCCGGCTCTATGTGGGAATGGTCTCACGATCCGAAACTTCCGTTGGAAACTGGAAATTGA
- a CDS encoding DUF4395 domain-containing protein yields the protein MKIGYYPDVVNENVTRIVASTVVFLGVLAILFPNPYVLGLLLFGFTLRLSYGPKFEPFAFFTSRYLVPWLGISFVGTAGPPKRFAQLIGFLFSTGAIVFFTLGLSLAYQITLATLVFFASLESFLGWCAGCFAFGLLMKLGVIPEEICERCNNLNFNK from the coding sequence ATGAAAATAGGTTATTATCCAGATGTGGTCAATGAAAATGTCACGAGGATTGTCGCCTCGACTGTCGTATTCCTTGGTGTGCTTGCTATCTTATTTCCAAATCCTTATGTGCTCGGACTGCTTCTTTTCGGATTTACTCTAAGGCTTAGTTACGGTCCCAAGTTTGAGCCTTTTGCTTTTTTTACTTCTAGATACCTAGTTCCTTGGCTTGGAATTTCTTTTGTCGGAACAGCTGGACCACCGAAACGGTTTGCGCAGCTTATCGGGTTTCTATTCAGCACTGGGGCCATTGTATTCTTCACACTTGGGCTTTCGTTGGCATACCAAATCACACTTGCTACTTTAGTTTTCTTTGCTTCTTTAGAATCTTTTTTAGGTTGGTGTGCTGGTTGTTTTGCATTTGGTTTGCTTATGAAACTGGGAGTGATTCCTGAAGAAATTTGTGAACGATGTAATAACCTCAACTTTAATAAATAA
- a CDS encoding helix-turn-helix domain-containing protein: METEIESFSATTENERNVDEVLTVVLGETLKRRRLELGLSMEKLSQLSTVSRGMLGLIESGKTTPSIGILWKLSKSLRIPIGEMIPDLFAQSPRFIGANEGKRWISPKNTAESRIFYQEERDRLSIVEWKLTIGKVSQFNHLPSAFDIKIYQVIGKTKIKLKTKELVLGPADSAFFPIAELEFVENEFLEESKFLWIASKKAR, encoded by the coding sequence ATGGAAACAGAAATTGAAAGTTTTTCGGCCACAACAGAAAACGAAAGAAATGTCGATGAAGTTTTGACAGTTGTCCTCGGAGAGACCTTAAAACGTCGAAGACTAGAACTCGGATTATCAATGGAAAAACTATCACAGCTTTCCACTGTTAGTCGAGGTATGTTAGGACTCATTGAGTCTGGAAAAACTACTCCCAGTATTGGAATTTTATGGAAGTTATCAAAATCACTCCGTATCCCTATTGGCGAAATGATTCCAGATTTGTTTGCTCAATCTCCTCGTTTTATCGGAGCAAATGAAGGAAAACGCTGGATTTCGCCCAAAAATACAGCAGAATCTCGTATTTTTTATCAAGAGGAAAGAGACCGATTGAGTATTGTGGAATGGAAACTAACCATTGGCAAAGTTTCACAGTTCAATCATTTACCATCCGCATTTGATATCAAAATCTACCAAGTAATTGGAAAAACCAAAATCAAACTAAAAACAAAAGAACTTGTTTTAGGACCAGCTGATAGTGCCTTTTTTCCTATAGCAGAATTAGAATTTGTAGAAAATGAATTCCTCGAAGAATCCAAATTCCTCTGGATTGCTTCCAAAAAAGCACGGTAG
- a CDS encoding rhodanese-like protein, whose amino-acid sequence MKTNLFYKLIALITAGFIGACGGAKKNNDIENLLLAALALSSGIKVNTAAELAKESNDDYNLNEYGLITPSTLGKWVNNWSGTKPAGINGKLVILQNGVNPNGAGGTGTQAGKEYIGGNGNDVVVYSFNFASGANALDGGDGFSQKRNNGLADTISIIADGAHIDKILNQYGIDPSNDLVVLVSSADAASHVQGTLRAFYSFRYWGFDHKNLAFLNGTLPKLIASEGNFVPFSSTTNTPPGLNNRYSVKNLRVDNTILMLPLEDVIKAVKAPNNVTIAGLTSSIFVSDARSSASAAEYNGTIKSTQSEIAGKYVGFEGRIKGAKDVPWTGLLDTDHRFKSKADLKAYFAARGYQSGQTAIQLCRTNNRSQVTGFSYIAILGYPSTYYDGSWIEWGSLTGAGPAPKLPTDSPFRTDLPELSEVITYNVAGDVDTTLPTNLNISATTSRKIIEDDKAYKR is encoded by the coding sequence ATGAAAACCAATCTATTTTACAAGTTGATTGCTCTTATTACCGCGGGGTTCATCGGAGCCTGCGGTGGAGCCAAAAAAAATAACGACATCGAAAACCTACTTCTGGCAGCACTTGCGCTTTCTTCAGGAATCAAAGTCAATACAGCCGCGGAGTTAGCAAAGGAATCTAACGACGATTACAACCTAAACGAATACGGACTCATCACTCCATCAACTTTGGGTAAATGGGTCAACAATTGGTCAGGCACTAAACCTGCAGGGATCAATGGTAAACTAGTTATCTTACAAAACGGAGTCAATCCAAACGGTGCAGGCGGAACGGGAACCCAGGCCGGAAAAGAATACATTGGTGGAAATGGAAACGATGTCGTGGTCTATTCCTTCAATTTTGCTAGTGGTGCGAATGCACTAGATGGTGGGGATGGATTTAGTCAGAAACGAAACAATGGACTGGCTGATACAATCTCGATCATTGCTGATGGTGCACATATTGATAAAATCTTAAACCAATATGGAATTGATCCTTCTAATGACCTAGTGGTTCTTGTTTCTTCAGCAGATGCAGCAAGTCATGTGCAAGGTACTTTAAGAGCTTTTTATTCCTTTCGTTATTGGGGTTTTGACCATAAAAACCTTGCCTTTTTAAATGGAACATTGCCTAAACTTATTGCATCAGAAGGAAACTTTGTCCCTTTCAGCTCTACCACAAATACACCTCCAGGTCTTAACAACCGCTATAGTGTAAAGAATTTGAGAGTGGATAATACAATTCTAATGCTTCCATTAGAAGATGTGATTAAAGCAGTAAAAGCACCTAACAATGTAACAATTGCCGGTCTTACTTCCAGTATTTTTGTATCAGATGCAAGGTCTTCTGCAAGTGCCGCCGAATACAACGGAACCATCAAAAGCACTCAATCTGAAATAGCAGGAAAATACGTTGGATTTGAAGGTAGAATCAAAGGAGCAAAGGATGTTCCATGGACAGGACTTTTGGATACAGATCATCGATTCAAATCGAAAGCAGATCTAAAAGCTTACTTTGCTGCACGAGGTTACCAATCAGGCCAAACTGCAATCCAACTTTGCCGAACAAATAACAGATCTCAGGTGACTGGATTCTCCTATATTGCGATCCTCGGGTATCCATCTACATATTATGATGGAAGTTGGATCGAATGGGGAAGTTTAACTGGTGCGGGACCAGCTCCTAAATTACCAACTGACTCGCCATTCCGAACAGACTTACCGGAGCTTTCAGAAGTGATTACTTACAATGTTGCTGGTGATGTTGATACAACTTTACCAACTAACTTAAATATTTC